A stretch of the Arachis stenosperma cultivar V10309 chromosome 6, arast.V10309.gnm1.PFL2, whole genome shotgun sequence genome encodes the following:
- the LOC130934270 gene encoding uncharacterized protein LOC130934270 — protein MEKMPPYMVCMKSVFSEKKALRGDETIVLTNECSALVQKKLPQMMPEPGNFLIPYTIWTITFEKALCDLGSSINLMPLSMMKKLQIQEAQPTRISLEMADKSLKRAYGLVENVQVKTEDLYLPADFMMLDTEEETDYSISVGRPFLATGRALVDVERGE, from the coding sequence ATGGAAAAGATGCCTCCCTATATGGTCTGCATGAAAAGCGTATTCTCTGAGAAGAAGGCCTTGAGGGGAGATGAAACTATAGTGCTGACCAACGAGTGCAGTGCATTGGTGCAGAAGAAGCTACCCCAGATGATGCCAGAACCCGGGAATTTCCTGATTCCCTATACAATTTGGACAATTACATTTGAGAAGGCACTATGCGACCTTGGATCAAGCATAAATTTGATGCCGCTCTCTATGATGAAGAAGTTGCAGATCCAAGAGGCGCAGCCCACAAggatctcactagagatggcggACAAGTCCCTAAAGCGGGCATATGGATTGGTAGAGAATGTCCAAGTAAAGACTGAAGACCTTTAcctccctgctgacttcatgATGCTTGATACGGAAGAAGAGACAGATTACTCCATCAGCGTAGGAAGGCCGTTCCTAGCCACAGGGAGAGCCTTGGTTGACGTGGAGAGAGGAGAGTAA